The genomic region CTGTCTGCAGGCCAGTTATCCCAATATGAATGATATTAAGTTTTCACTCAATTGCGACCAaatttcaaatagaaatcaACATTTTATACCATGCATTAAAAATGCAGTACATATAAATTACCCTTCATGATGTCCAAACTGCCCAATCAAGTCTGTTTACGAGAGAACacagaatagggaatattacgcgaaactctgcgtagggggcgccactcccacaataagtcacaatctaggggtctaccacaaacgagagagtcgaaattttgttatctatcctctctatcactcttgcatgttcgagcgataaagaggcaaatagctgcgtttcgatttcgcgtttcccggtaggccctttgtaaacaaaccgccttgatgtatcaatgtcatatttgatagTTTAACGTACagcatgtataagttactctatggtttactaaaggcgctagtgctgcactctggtggcaaaacattgcagtaatactccctattaaacccttttcaaaatattgaaaaaaggtTTCGAACAAATCCATTATTCATGTCCCTACGTTCCAGTGACTGGACAGTATGACTGTTTTCCAAATAGGAAAATATTCTCTGACACTAATGAAACACTTTgtattgtcatagagaaaaaaatacatagagtgctcactccatacatcagttttagtaccaaaaagactattagcatctagcatcgagtagtggaactatcagtactgctacttgacaatagatgtagctacatctattgtcaagtagcagtactgatagacactgaaattaatagtctgaactgatgtatggagtgagcactcttgtcttactatatttctctatggtattgtaGTCCAGGGTCCCGCCAGGGTTGTGCAACACACAGTATTTGAGCATAGCGTTAGTGTCCGGCACTGCGCCCTATTTCACCACTAGCAACACTTCTTCCTACTTTTGCTGCGACTATTCTTCAGGTTGACTGTGTCGTTTGATGTGACGTTTTGTCTCTCCTTCATTTCGAGCTTTGATCTTAGTACCTGGAATTGATAATTGATAATGCAATGTTGGTTAATAAACAATAGAATTACCAGGAAAACAAAGTAGTAACTAAAAATGTGTGAATTAGTTGAATGTTAGGTGACTCAGTTTAAATTCCAAAACAATACACTTGTGGTGGTCTAGCATGAGagatcttgcgcgacttcaagtatggagttgcgcgcgagaacgcaactcatgctaggcTAGACAGCCATATGTGATATGTGTTAAATATCAACATTTGCCGAGTGCACATTTAGGGCCAACATTGTCCAATCTAAGGAACGCGGTTGTGCGTTAGACGTAGCCAGCAATATTGCCATCTCATTTCTCCATATAGCTGCGTCCCTAAGACTGGCCTACGTTGGCCCAGTATGTGTACCCGTGTTCACAAGGCAACCTAACTCGCGAATACCGCAATAAAGGCAACCTAACTCGCTAATACCGCAATAAAGGCAACCTAACTCGCAAATACCGCAATAAAGGCAACCTAACTCGCAAATACCGCAATAAAGGCAACCTAACTCGCAAATACCGcggtaaagtttttttttttagtcttGATTGTGTATGTCAAATACCACTTACCATTTTTGTGATGGTGAGAAACATCTCCTCCACATTGATATTCTCTTTTGCACTAGTCTCGAACAGTGGTATGTTCATCTGGCTGGCGAACCTCTGGGCGTCCTCCGTCACCACCACTTTCCGCGACGGGCAATCATTCTTGTTGCCAACTGTAAAAGTAGAGTATATCTGTGGTTAAGCACCATGTCAAAGCAGTTAACTGATCATTCATACACCCAAGGCCAAAAGTATGGAATCAAGGTTGTTTTCTTTGTGGTAGGTATATTTGAATTCTAGATTTTACATTAGGCAGCcccaaaagaataaaaaattcaggataaatatcaaaacatcctaaactattattaaaaagtaaatatgtaaataggaAAATGTTATAATACCCTTTCAATTAACAcatacattttaacaaaatgtttaaCGGGCTACTATCATAGCCAGCATTTGAGTATTTTACTTGTATAatgttgtattattattttaaccatttttttattaaattgtcaatGTGTAGTATACAATCCATCccttaaaaaacacattttctACTTTAATTCAAGCTTGTTTCCATACGTCCAAAAATTAAGGAATGTAggttaaatgaaaaaaaagtaaCTTGACTTTTGGATTTCTTAGTATTTTGTTTagctaatatttatttgaaatatcttTCAAGTGTGTATTAATAATCAAAATTTCATAGAATATTTCAAATGCTACAACATTCCTTATAAAgaatgaaaaatatataaaaagaaTAGAGCAATCACCACATTCTTCTACTTATTTCAACTGAATTTGTAATCTTGCCAATTACATAATCACTGCTTACATGATTTTTTAAGTGAGATCTagatgtttagtttagtttttagttaGTCTGTTATGTTGCTATACCCTCGCAGGGTTCATGTTGAAACTGTACTTAGCCCTAAGATCCTCTGTACAcatgaaatgcaataaaatatatgagtatgagtatgagtatgagtacataataagaaaaataaatgctgaCCCGTTTACCATGGTCAGTTGGGTTTTGTTTTTGGTTAATGAAAGTAGTTCGCTTTTAATTGTTTATGGTAATCAACCTTATGAGATCTGTCTGCGTCTTTGTAAGATGTTAGTGTGTTGTAATAATTTGCTTTATTTCCATCTGCATGAAATATTaggcttttttttttgtcaaaaacatTGAGTGtatgatttattttcttagcCAACTACAGTAAATTTATAATCCAAAAAGAGAAACATATTAGGTTTTTGCctgtttattatttatcaaaatctatTCTTACTACTTATTGTCTACTACTACTAACTACTGATAGAATTTTAAATTGTGCAAATAGAAAATTTGCTTAGCTTAAAAGGAAGCGAGAATGCTACTCTGTACCCAACTAGCACAGTTAGGTCTGtctgtataaatataataagtaataataacatCCCCTTAAACTGGTTTACAAGCTTACAAATCAGGACTCACAATAACATGGCAATTGGCATGACGAATTTTATTATCAATTGGAATTTCAACCCAGTAATTTAGTTTTGCCCTCAGTTAAAGATAAGAACTCTTATTATAGTATTTAGGATGCAGAAATGATAAGGCTCTATGGATATCTACATGGCTGGCATTCTgaataggggctattcataaattacttcAATTCAaattaaggggggggggggggtctggacattgGATGTTGGTAGCATGTAGGAGGAAactcgaagcatgatttttggattatTTTAGGGGGCGAGGATCAAAAATCGCCAAAagtagatgacgtaatttatgaacagccccataGCTACAAATTTGTACTAAAACTTTCTAGTGATTTCCGTAGCGGTGATTTAGAGACCCAATAACAATTTTACTATCACAACTGGAAACTGGGAATGATACTTTCAGAGAGCATAATCATTTGCTCATGCTCTCCGATATAAAATCtcataaaaaaactaaactGCTGATTATGATTGTATATACTCTGTTATGTAGCTGTTACCTGGAAGTgccaatttgtatttaaaaggtataatattTAACAAGTTTGCTGCAACACCAAGTTGACTGTGATGTGCACTAGTTGCGGCAGCAAGTGCTAGCCATTTCTTAACTGTAATCCTAAACATCAAATCTGACATAACACATCTTATGtccatgcattattaaacaattaTAAACAAATCTGGTCCACAAATTGAAGAGAACACAGATTCAATCAAATGTTTTATAGCaggttaaatttaaaattatatcatTACAATGTTTTATAACATATGTACATCAGATATATTAAAGATTGAGTGATTACCTAGCTACAAATTAGGTAAGAACTATTTCCCCAAAACAGAAAATATACACACAGCTTCTCATAATcagccataaaaaaaattgtacagtaaaaatatacttTGGGTATTTCAGCAGTTAAAAACATGACTAGCTTAAAAAACCTTCATATCAAAACAACATCCTTCACAAATAAACCACAAATACTAAAGTCTGATTAGAAAATACTATTTCATATAACTTCAAGTACACTATCTCAGACAAAGGTCAGACATGTATTTCCACATAagataaaacatttattgaCCTATGACAATAGGTATATTGAACATGGTACAAGTGAGTCACCAGTAAACCAGTGCTACTGGCAAagggaaataaataattagattaCTAACACGGTTCAAGTAGCATAACTCATTGATGTATCATTTCAGAAACAACACCATAAACCtgttttgattttgatgttTAAAAAGATAATTGTATGAAAGTTATTtaacttttttgttaaaaatggaaGCTTATTTGATATAAAAGTAGCTAAAAAATAGGTTCAATGCAAAGTGAAACCTTAAAATGGAACTAATCTTATGAGAAGTAACATCAAAACTGATTGCAAGATATCAATCATTGTTTGTCAATTTTATCAAAGTTAATGTAGGGTTAATGGTTCTAATATTAGTCAGGGCAAATTCCATTATGAAACAACTTGTTTAGGGGGCGGAACACGTAAACAACACCTCGTTTCAGGCCTCCTGGAGGTTAGAGGTGAAGGTGTTATGAAATTGAGGAAAAGAGAAGCCGCATCCAcatcaaattattatatttgttaGTACTCACCTAAGACTTTGTTCACTACATCACAATTCTGTTCAATCTCATGCAGCCACCGTTTGACGTTCGCGAAGGACTCTCCGTTGGTGACATCGTACACGACGATGACGCCGTGAGTGCCTCGATAATACGTGCTGGTTATCGTCCTGAACCGCTCCTGCCCTGCTGTGTCCCATATCTGCAGCTTCACTCGCTCTCCGTTAAGTTCTAGGGTTCTTATTTTAAAATCGACGCCTATCGTCGTAATGTAGCTACCCGAAAACGTGTTGTCGGCGAACCGCAGGAGCAGACAGCTCTTACCCACACCTGCAACACACCACCATCATTGCAATGAGCCATAAATTGCCACAAAATCACACGGAAAATCGGTTACTGACGAGGCCTCGCCCACTCACCACTGTCACCGATAATCAGCAGTTTAAAAAGATGATCAAACTCGCGCGCCATTGTTCGGGTGTACTGCCGACAACTCTCTAAATGGTCATGTGTTCACTAATGACGTTAAAAAATGATTTAACACAACTTGAACTctgaaaatattaataaaacgcATGCCGTAGGACGTTACGTTTGCGTCACTTTACAATACGTCCGCCATTattatcttttttaatttcagtGTCATTACCATTAGGGAAAATCATATGACATTACGGATTTATGGCAATACAGCAAGTATTATATAAGGGCTTTACACataatcaaatttttataaACGTTTTAAAGTAGCCGTATTTGCCTATTTGATAATTAAAGAGATTACTGGTAAATTTCAATCTTGTCGTAGGAGTTATTTTGCGCCCCGACGAGAGAATATTGCTTTCTCTTGGCTTTCTCTGATCTAAAGCTTGGATACCAGCTGTGTAGAACAGGCTTAAATGGACGAAATGGACCTCAAACTACTAGAATCTATCGATGAAAAAAAGTTTGGGGCAAATTATGTTAGCTGTCATTTGTCGCTAGTGCTGCGTGAAATACAGCTAGTGTGAAAGAGATGCAAATAGTGCTTatgtatgtcaaatatttacgaatgatttatgatttcatTTCGTCAAGGGGGGGTGAGTCAAGCTGTCAGAATTTATAGATAAAAGTTTAGCTTTAACTTAGGTGTGGTACTCTGCCATTTTTAGGGGAAAATACAGTAATGTCGGCGACTCTGAAACCATATCTAACGGCCGTGCGCCATACACTAACTGCAGCGATGTGCTTAGAGCATTTCTCATCGCAGGTCGTGGAGCGGTACAACAAGCCCGAGGTCGAGGTTAGAACGAGTAAAGAACTCTTGCTGAATCCCGTCGTCATATCTCGTAATGCCAACGAGAAAGTGCTAATAGAGTCCTCCATAAACTCTATTAGAGTGAGTATTATGATCAAACAGGCCGATGAGATCGAAAAGATCTTGTGTAAAAAGTTCATGCGTTTCATGATGATGCGAGCAGAGAACTTCATCGTTTTGAGGCGGAAACCCGTCGACGGATACAACATCAGCTTCCTGATCACCAACTTCCACACGGAGCAGATGTTCAAGCACAAATTAGTGGATTTCGTTATATATTTCATGGAAGAAATTGATAAGGAAATCAGTGAAATGAAACTGGCCGTTAACGCTCGCGCACGTATTTGTTCGGAGGAGTTTTTGAAGCGTTTCTAAGTGGATTATACTGGTATAGACTATGATGAGGCTGCCAAAGCCCCAAGCTTAGTTCCCACCCTTCTACTGTTAAGCTCAAATGTGGGTGAGGCGCAAGCCTTATTGTGGTGCACTTGGTACTTGATAATTTAGTGACTGATGTGATTCTTAATTTATATTCATTATTATGTTACATGACAAGCAAAGCTCTGTGGGTTTAATGCATGTAGATAATGTATGGTAAAGTCCAAGGGATGCCTTTTTGCCCAATATATGTTAACCAGAAGATGTTATTTGGGTTATTACACTGCATATGTGCATCATGTTCCATTGCTTGATAAGCATGAAAGTACACCGTACAAAGGCCACTGAACTGAAGAATTTAGTAGCCTTTTAGTTTGAAAGCTAGCAAaagtataaaagaaaaaaaacattgcaataTGCAGAATTATGTTTTATCTTTTCCTACACTTTTTTCTGGTTGTTATGGTATAGTGGCCAGTGACGCCCATATCCTATAGTATACCAGCCAGTGAGGCCCATAACCTGTAGGACTGAATAGttttattatttgaaaacaaagGCAAACAGGAGTGATGCCACCAGTTATCAGTATTTATATTTAGCAAAAATTATCTGTGCCAATTAAACTTGGTTGTTATTACTTTGCTTTTAtctaaattatttcaaaatatgtATAAGCCTAAGCAAGCTTGTGTACTTAACAAATCAAGTGATGGCTCTTGGCTCAAATGTTGAAAAGagtttaaatacttaaaaaaatttaaattgaatacaagaCAGTAAATACAAGCATTTAAAAGTATTGTGATGGAAGAATCCAGTGCCAGTCATGTTTTAGCCTACCTAggcttggtattttaatcagggatgttgcggatgcagattttttgacatccgcggatgggGATGCGGATATCTAAAGGCTcacaagattaggtacttagaaaacgtcaaatattacacttagtattttttattaaaaaaaaaacgaaacgtttagtatttgagtaagtagataggtgcgttatattgaataaacagtaacttggccgacttttctggatctagacgatttcgttataggtaatgatgaaattacctagcatttacgccgccgctaagacgttcctgtaccgacttgttcgacatccgcatccgcataagctccgcatcgattttatgcggatgcggatgcagatgttgaaaataatgcggaagttccgcggttgcggatgcggatgttcgcaacatccctgattttaatatccaactttttttaattacttaatcaTCTAAgacttataaaatattaaattaagctTTGATCTCTTCCTCTGATAAGTTTAGTCCCACAGAGTTTTGCTGTATACATACTCCCTTTGTCttagattttttgtttttttcttacAACTAGTAAGTGAAAGCAACAGGTATTTACACAAATATAGGTTTTACCACTGCATAAAATAATGGCATGGATTTATAACTAATTTTATTCAGTAACTTGCTTTCCAAACTTTGTGATGGTACTCATTCCTAATCTAAGGCATTTTATAGGATTTTATTATACTGTATATTATGTTAGCCAATCAATAGCTACCTTAGTGAATGTTCACTAATGTTTGTAATGTTACAAGAATTCTTAATCCTTTGGCCACCAAAGACCTTAACTGAATATGCGCGGCTACAGTCCAAAATCAACCTTAGTGCAAACCAACAAGGTCCACACTATATGCATGGTGTTCAAAGGATTAAGAAAATTCTGggcaatatattttataaaataaactttaaggcCAGTTTTCATCATTACTTTGGTCTTGTCACAAGCATtaacattttaaaaacatatttgTAGTTTAGAATATAACTGGATATATCAAGAGAAAACACAATTTGTTCAAAGCAAGGCTAAACAAAATAAAGGTTCATTCAGATCTAGGGAATGTGCTGGTTTCAGATTGGCCACTTTATATGAACCTTGCATGGTCACCTTTAAGAAAATGAATGATATTCATGAATCATTTACACACACTGAAGTTGCcgatataaaaacaatattttaaaatataataagcaataaattaatgaattttAAGTGTAACTTTTCGATGCtaagttttataatttaaaaatatactatgACTCTATGttgattatttagttttgttattattatttgtaatataagGTCAGAAAGCTAGTGtaagtttcatttcatttaaatagTTTTATCTTGTATTATTTGTCTGGACTTGGAAATCAATAAAACAAGTTATGTATTTGTAACTATATTTTTTGATACCATCTCTGCTAGCAAGCATCATTTTCCtggtttaattttatcatttataaaAGGCTAATTGTATGTAAGTACATTTAAA from Cydia amplana chromosome 19, ilCydAmpl1.1, whole genome shotgun sequence harbors:
- the LOC134656748 gene encoding ras-related protein Rab-35; translation: MAREFDHLFKLLIIGDSGVGKSCLLLRFADNTFSGSYITTIGVDFKIRTLELNGERVKLQIWDTAGQERFRTITSTYYRGTHGVIVVYDVTNGESFANVKRWLHEIEQNCDVVNKVLVGNKNDCPSRKVVVTEDAQRFASQMNIPLFETSAKENINVEEMFLTITKMVLRSKLEMKERQNVTSNDTVNLKNSRSKSRKKCC
- the LOC134656740 gene encoding actin-related protein 2/3 complex subunit 4 — protein: MSATLKPYLTAVRHTLTAAMCLEHFSSQVVERYNKPEVEVRTSKELLLNPVVISRNANEKVLIESSINSIRVSIMIKQADEIEKILCKKFMRFMMMRAENFIVLRRKPVDGYNISFLITNFHTEQMFKHKLVDFVIYFMEEIDKEISEMKLAVNARARICSEEFLKRF